One window from the genome of Pseudomonas fluorescens encodes:
- the ureA gene encoding urease subunit gamma, with protein sequence MDLTPREKDKLLIFTAGLVAERRLARGLKLNYPEAMAYISAALLEGARDGQTVAELMHYGTTLLSREQVMEGIPEMIPEIQVEATFPDGTKLVTVHQPIA encoded by the coding sequence ATGGACCTGACCCCACGCGAAAAAGACAAGCTGCTGATCTTCACCGCCGGCCTCGTCGCCGAACGACGGTTGGCCCGGGGCCTGAAGCTCAACTACCCGGAGGCCATGGCCTACATTTCCGCCGCGCTGCTGGAAGGCGCCCGTGACGGCCAGACCGTCGCCGAGCTGATGCACTACGGCACCACGCTGTTGAGCCGCGAGCAGGTGATGGAAGGCATCCCGGAAATGATCCCGGAGATCCAGGTCGAAGCGACGTTTCCCGACGGTACCAAACTGGTCACCGTCCACCAACCCATCGCCTGA
- a CDS encoding GNAT family N-acetyltransferase has product MTAQVRDARAADLPAIREIYNDAVLNTTAIWNEQAVDLGNRQAWFSARQTQGYPVLVAVDAEDNVLGYASFGDWRPFDGFRHTVEHSVYVRSDQRGNGLGPLLMGALIERARACDKHVMVAAIESGNAASIRLHERAGFVITGQMPEVGTKFGRWLDLTFMQLNLNPGALPPAINKE; this is encoded by the coding sequence ATGACTGCCCAAGTTCGTGACGCCCGTGCCGCAGACCTGCCGGCGATCCGCGAGATCTACAACGACGCCGTCCTCAACACCACGGCGATCTGGAACGAACAAGCCGTGGACCTGGGCAATCGCCAGGCCTGGTTCAGCGCCCGGCAGACCCAGGGCTACCCGGTGCTGGTGGCCGTCGACGCCGAAGACAACGTGCTCGGCTACGCTTCGTTCGGCGACTGGCGGCCGTTCGATGGTTTTCGCCACACCGTGGAGCATTCGGTGTACGTGCGCAGCGATCAACGCGGCAATGGCCTTGGCCCGCTGCTGATGGGCGCGCTGATCGAACGTGCCAGGGCCTGCGATAAACACGTCATGGTCGCGGCCATCGAAAGTGGCAACGCGGCCTCGATTCGCCTGCACGAGCGGGCCGGTTTCGTGATCACCGGGCAGATGCCCGAGGTGGGGACCAAGTTCGGCCGCTGGCTGGACCTGACCTTCATGCAGTTGAACCTCAACCCCGGGGCGCTACCGCCTGCCATCAACAAGGAGTGA
- a CDS encoding GNAT family N-acetyltransferase, translated as MNAAQLRRVHAESFAHYRQGLIDLLLDAVGYGASVGFMADLDAVQARAYFDEVQASLNQGHLLLWVVVKDEQVQASVQLALCQKPNGLNRAEVQKLLVRGEARRRGLGQQLMSALELGARQHKRGLLYLDTEAGSEAEAFYRAMGYTRVGELPDYCQSPDGTYTPTAIYYKILGQPQ; from the coding sequence ATGAACGCCGCCCAGTTGCGTCGAGTCCACGCCGAGAGCTTTGCGCATTATCGCCAGGGCCTGATCGATCTGTTGCTCGACGCCGTCGGCTACGGGGCCAGCGTGGGGTTCATGGCCGATCTCGATGCCGTCCAGGCCCGCGCCTACTTCGACGAGGTCCAGGCCAGCCTCAACCAGGGCCACCTGCTGCTGTGGGTGGTGGTCAAGGATGAACAGGTACAGGCCAGCGTCCAGCTTGCCCTGTGCCAGAAGCCCAACGGCCTCAACCGTGCCGAAGTGCAGAAGCTGCTGGTCCGCGGTGAGGCTCGCCGCCGCGGGCTGGGCCAGCAATTGATGAGCGCCCTGGAACTTGGCGCCCGCCAGCACAAGCGTGGCCTGTTGTACCTCGACACCGAGGCCGGTTCCGAGGCCGAGGCGTTCTACCGCGCCATGGGCTACACCCGCGTCGGTGAACTGCCCGACTACTGCCAGAGCCCGGACGGGACCTACACCCCGACCGCCATTTACTACAAGATTTTGGGGCAACCGCAATGA
- a CDS encoding urease subunit beta produces MIPGQYQVQPGDIELNVGRRTLTLNVANSGDRPIQVGSHYHFFETNDALTFDRAASRGMRLNIPAGTAVRFEPGQSREVELVDLAGHRRVFGFAGRVMGDL; encoded by the coding sequence ATGATTCCAGGGCAATACCAGGTCCAGCCCGGCGACATCGAACTCAACGTCGGTCGCCGCACCCTCACGCTGAACGTCGCCAACAGCGGCGACCGACCGATCCAGGTCGGCTCGCACTATCACTTTTTCGAGACCAACGACGCCTTGACCTTCGACCGCGCCGCCAGCCGTGGCATGCGCCTGAACATCCCGGCCGGCACCGCAGTGCGTTTCGAACCGGGCCAGAGCCGCGAGGTGGAGCTGGTGGACCTGGCCGGGCATCGCCGGGTGTTCGGGTTTGCCGGGCGGGTCATGGGCGACCTGTAA
- the ureC gene encoding urease subunit alpha, translating into MKISRQAYADMFGPTVGDKVRLADTELWIEVEKDFTTYGEEVKFGGGKVIRDGMGQSQLLAAEVVDTLITNALIIDHWGIVKADVGLKDGRIAAIGKAGNPDIQPDVTIAIGASTEVIAGEGMILTAGGIDTHIHFICPQQIEEALMSGVTTMIGGGTGPATGTNATTCTSGPWHLARMLQAADAFPMNIGFTGKGNASLPEPLIEQVKAGAIGLKLHEDWGTTPAAIDNCLSVADQYDVQVAIHTDTLNESGFVETTLAAFKGRTIHTYHTEGAGGGHAPDIIKACGFPNVLPSSTNPTRPFTRNTIDEHLDMLMVCHHLDPSIAEDVAFAESRIRRETIAAEDILHDLGAFSMISSDSQAMGRVGEVITRTWQTADKMKKQRGALPGDGEGNDNFRIKRYIAKYTINPAITHGISHEVGSIEVGKWADLVLWRPAFFGVKPTLILKGGAIAASLMGDANASIPTPQPVHYRPMFASYGGSRHATSLTFISQAAAEAGLPEQLGLKKRIAVVKGCRDVQKTDLIHNDYLPSIDVDPQTYQVKADGVLLWCEPAEVLPMAQRYFLF; encoded by the coding sequence ATGAAGATTTCGAGACAAGCCTACGCCGACATGTTCGGCCCCACCGTCGGCGACAAGGTCCGCCTGGCCGACACCGAGTTGTGGATCGAAGTGGAAAAAGACTTCACCACCTATGGCGAAGAAGTGAAATTCGGCGGCGGCAAAGTGATTCGCGACGGCATGGGCCAGAGCCAACTGTTGGCCGCCGAGGTCGTCGACACCTTGATCACCAACGCGCTGATCATCGACCACTGGGGCATCGTCAAGGCCGATGTCGGCCTCAAGGACGGGCGCATCGCCGCCATCGGCAAGGCCGGCAACCCGGACATCCAGCCCGACGTGACCATCGCCATCGGCGCCAGCACCGAAGTGATCGCCGGCGAAGGCATGATCCTTACCGCTGGCGGTATCGACACCCACATCCACTTCATCTGCCCCCAGCAGATCGAAGAAGCGCTGATGAGCGGCGTCACCACCATGATCGGCGGCGGCACGGGCCCGGCCACCGGGACCAACGCCACCACGTGCACCTCCGGGCCGTGGCACCTGGCGCGCATGCTCCAGGCCGCCGATGCCTTCCCGATGAACATCGGCTTCACCGGCAAGGGCAACGCCAGCCTGCCGGAACCGTTGATCGAGCAGGTCAAGGCCGGGGCCATCGGCCTGAAGCTGCACGAAGACTGGGGCACCACGCCGGCGGCCATCGACAACTGCCTGAGCGTGGCCGACCAGTACGATGTGCAGGTGGCGATCCACACCGACACCCTCAACGAGTCGGGCTTCGTGGAAACCACCCTCGCCGCCTTCAAGGGCCGCACCATCCACACCTACCACACCGAAGGTGCCGGTGGCGGCCATGCGCCGGACATCATCAAGGCCTGCGGTTTCCCCAACGTATTGCCCAGTTCCACCAACCCGACCCGGCCGTTCACCCGCAATACCATCGACGAGCACCTGGACATGTTGATGGTCTGCCATCACCTGGACCCGAGCATTGCCGAAGACGTGGCCTTCGCCGAAAGCCGCATCCGCCGCGAGACCATCGCCGCCGAAGACATTCTCCACGACCTCGGTGCGTTCTCGATGATCAGCTCCGACAGCCAGGCCATGGGCCGTGTCGGCGAAGTCATCACGCGCACCTGGCAGACCGCCGACAAGATGAAAAAACAACGCGGCGCCCTGCCCGGCGACGGCGAAGGCAACGACAATTTCCGCATCAAGCGCTACATCGCCAAGTACACCATCAACCCGGCGATCACCCACGGCATCAGTCATGAAGTGGGCTCCATCGAAGTGGGCAAGTGGGCCGACCTGGTGCTGTGGCGCCCGGCGTTCTTCGGCGTCAAGCCAACGCTGATCCTCAAGGGCGGAGCGATTGCCGCCAGCCTGATGGGCGACGCCAACGCCTCGATCCCGACACCACAACCGGTGCACTACCGACCGATGTTCGCCAGCTACGGCGGCTCACGGCATGCCACCAGCCTGACCTTCATCAGCCAGGCCGCCGCCGAGGCCGGGTTACCGGAACAACTGGGGCTGAAGAAAAGAATCGCCGTGGTCAAAGGCTGCCGCGACGTGCAGAAGACCGACCTGATCCACAACGACTACCTGCCGAGCATCGACGTCGATCCGCAGACTTACCAGGTCAAGGCCGACGGCGTGTTGCTGTGGTGCGAACCGGCCGAAGTGCTGCCGATGGCGCAGCGTTATTTCCTGTTTTGA
- a CDS encoding NEL-type E3 ubiquitin ligase domain-containing protein, which produces MPGFTPRLATPQGEHFDLLKARIPGWYSGAIVQRQQELSDHELTLPDWYAKASTDLWNSLKDSHSRYRERLNQVDNRLGNIQDIRAFAEPLLEQALLDEFNLTLNVNEVYFVRKYGRKTRDDLFGALVLDNEGGYFDRYEYRGTSLLEAALANFAPEEARKPACADCNLVTTVRPFQGGAVVPSIDAVRAGALPIAPEAFAQLCRTLDLGRQYQEHINAVLRLDDSKTYNPLDHSLEEHHRQGLALNIEIARAKADVSPAVYAMLQQVIDGASDVTLDGQAVTFTSLKVFDIELVGPLLIGPDLENSRRVVPVVAYLPGDPEHPLKAYASSADFMVELRRRLHGSAYRRFFSRFVPLRQQGVFFRQFKHFYQTSPTADDQADYPLKSSLRNLPMGATPIPGDLWGSLRLRQIEKIQADARAVAVPTGDEDQKARLARLDSYLDAVVDVFNLAAFVVPGLGPLMLTVGAVQMFNEAFEGIEAFERGETREMWAHFSSVALNTAFVATGAAVLPHIRWSGAVDQLEPVQLANGESRLWRPDLRVYQSELAPPPASSPDTQGLYRVGDRQVLPLGDQHYEVQRDPQTLRYRIRHPSRPQAYQPELTDNGNGAWHHELEQPRTWEGPTLMRRLGHGVKGFSDAELEQIRLASATSHDVLRRVHVEGEPVPALLADTLDRFDLCRQLDTFIGQLQSEEPLRHDLAEPMLHLLTQYGPWPRGLKLKIVDGAGWTRWEYVRPSEGETPVREASLTEAKVRTPSLLKNLIEAVDAAGADLLATASPPIAKTNMDARFRHLRQALAEAAVNEKVQLLNDYYAMGETRGDPHVTLIKSRFPSVPAKAIEQIITLAGSEELQQMAAWDFDEASQTKPIPLRIAEELRHYQRVVRLNRAYEGLYQDALATADTPRLVLATLETLPGWSDTVRIELREADVSGALIDSIGPQNAPQTKVVVKDDDLYQAFDDSGNELSHWGSVFDALQHALPDAERRAMARPSIHHGDQLREAIGASPVDRDVLASRLKMPALKPAFQSPMRLASGKVGYPLGGLRDWLRLGRSPESRVQELYPSYTAEQTEALLRSLGNGAVRELKRRKVELKMLRRDLDRWVATLGWRHVGNSYQQVPAGIRQAVAEQIERCWRRQTRVVAGADGRRLGYELDLSGLNIGALPELTADFSHVGVLKMSDMGLTLHYCDSFLDGFSSLKRLEMPRNRLRDIPEALEGMRSLETLHLGNNQIGLIPHSIEILQGLTRLKNLDLDNNLLERLPDFSRLPDLERLHLKNTGITAWPTGLRDQPLELIDLRDNGLTQVPDHLLDPPADRAHATARLNRVTLLQGNPLSEGVQQRMRDYWATVLQTRPEWAVLRLPEAFGFSAPVGPANMQQWLRDLPAGQLAEKSALWQSLADEQHSGEFFELLHRLAASYQGLEDYPDLQARVWQMLEAMGNATDLRHELFDLAGRPACEDRAALSFSYLEIRLMIHNARALAVAKDEAATLVHLAKGLFRLDEVERIALQDIQRRRDAINARTDLTNDETRENLALIEEVEVRLAYRAGLKDRLGLPGQPAGGVFLRLGDVTPGMLDAAANEVLALDDSPQQFQSLVGRDFWIDYLKQAHGASFQALNDTLIANQIELDEAKAAGTLEEADYISQSEALGLQHKIKEAELVQSLTRTELEQLPGSTDL; this is translated from the coding sequence ATGCCAGGCTTCACCCCTCGTCTCGCCACTCCCCAGGGCGAGCATTTCGACCTGCTCAAAGCCCGTATTCCCGGCTGGTACAGCGGGGCTATCGTGCAACGCCAGCAGGAACTGAGCGACCATGAACTGACGCTTCCGGACTGGTATGCGAAAGCCTCTACCGACCTCTGGAACAGCCTCAAGGACAGTCATTCCCGCTACCGCGAGCGCCTGAACCAGGTCGACAACCGGCTGGGCAATATCCAGGACATCCGCGCCTTTGCCGAACCCTTGCTCGAGCAGGCGCTCCTGGATGAGTTCAACCTCACGCTGAACGTCAACGAGGTGTATTTCGTCCGCAAGTACGGGCGCAAGACCCGCGATGATCTTTTTGGGGCGCTGGTCCTGGACAACGAGGGCGGCTACTTCGATCGCTACGAATATCGTGGCACGTCATTGCTGGAGGCGGCGCTGGCCAATTTCGCGCCAGAGGAAGCGCGCAAGCCCGCCTGTGCCGATTGCAACCTCGTGACTACGGTGCGTCCGTTCCAGGGCGGCGCAGTGGTGCCTTCCATCGACGCCGTTCGCGCAGGGGCGTTGCCGATTGCCCCAGAAGCTTTCGCCCAGTTATGTCGCACCCTGGACCTGGGGCGCCAGTATCAGGAACACATCAACGCTGTCCTGCGGCTCGACGACAGCAAGACATACAACCCGCTGGATCATTCACTGGAGGAGCATCACCGGCAGGGCCTGGCGCTGAACATCGAGATCGCCCGGGCCAAGGCCGACGTCAGCCCGGCGGTCTACGCGATGTTGCAGCAGGTGATCGACGGCGCCAGCGACGTCACCCTCGATGGCCAGGCCGTGACCTTCACCTCCCTGAAAGTGTTCGACATCGAACTGGTCGGCCCGCTGTTGATCGGCCCCGACCTTGAAAACAGTCGCCGGGTGGTGCCGGTCGTGGCCTACCTTCCGGGTGATCCCGAGCATCCCCTGAAAGCCTATGCCTCCAGCGCCGACTTCATGGTCGAACTGCGGCGACGCCTGCACGGTAGCGCCTACCGCCGCTTCTTCAGCCGTTTCGTGCCGCTGCGTCAGCAAGGGGTGTTTTTCCGGCAGTTCAAGCACTTCTATCAAACCTCCCCGACGGCCGATGACCAGGCCGATTACCCACTCAAATCGTCGTTGCGCAACCTGCCCATGGGCGCGACGCCGATTCCCGGCGACCTGTGGGGCTCGCTACGCCTGCGGCAGATCGAGAAGATCCAGGCTGACGCACGCGCGGTGGCGGTGCCTACCGGTGATGAAGACCAGAAAGCCCGCCTGGCGCGCCTGGACAGTTACCTGGACGCGGTGGTCGACGTGTTCAACCTGGCGGCGTTCGTCGTGCCAGGATTGGGGCCGCTGATGTTGACGGTCGGGGCCGTGCAGATGTTCAACGAGGCCTTTGAAGGCATCGAAGCGTTCGAACGGGGGGAGACCCGGGAAATGTGGGCGCATTTTTCCAGTGTGGCCCTCAACACCGCCTTCGTCGCCACCGGTGCGGCGGTGCTGCCGCACATTCGATGGTCGGGCGCGGTGGATCAGTTGGAGCCGGTTCAATTGGCCAACGGCGAATCGCGTCTGTGGCGCCCCGACCTGAGGGTTTACCAGAGTGAGCTGGCGCCACCCCCGGCGTCGAGTCCGGATACCCAGGGCCTGTATCGGGTCGGCGACCGGCAGGTTCTGCCGCTGGGTGACCAACATTATGAAGTGCAACGGGACCCGCAGACCCTTCGCTATCGCATTCGTCATCCTTCTCGTCCGCAGGCCTACCAGCCCGAGCTGACGGACAACGGCAACGGTGCCTGGCACCACGAACTGGAACAACCGCGTACCTGGGAAGGCCCGACACTGATGAGACGCCTGGGCCATGGCGTCAAGGGCTTCAGCGATGCTGAACTGGAGCAGATCCGCCTCGCCAGCGCGACCTCGCACGACGTGCTGCGACGGGTGCATGTCGAGGGCGAGCCGGTGCCGGCGTTGCTGGCCGACACCCTCGATCGCTTCGACCTCTGCCGACAACTCGACACGTTCATCGGGCAACTGCAAAGCGAGGAGCCGCTGCGCCATGACCTGGCCGAGCCGATGTTGCACCTGCTGACCCAATACGGCCCGTGGCCAAGAGGGCTGAAGCTGAAGATCGTCGACGGCGCCGGCTGGACACGCTGGGAGTACGTCCGCCCCTCGGAAGGCGAGACCCCGGTTCGCGAGGCCAGTCTTACCGAGGCCAAGGTCCGCACGCCTTCGCTGTTGAAAAACCTGATCGAAGCGGTGGATGCGGCAGGCGCCGACCTGTTGGCCACGGCGAGCCCGCCGATTGCGAAAACCAACATGGATGCTCGCTTCCGGCACCTGCGCCAGGCACTCGCCGAAGCGGCAGTAAATGAAAAGGTGCAGTTGCTCAACGACTACTACGCCATGGGCGAGACGAGAGGTGACCCCCATGTCACGCTGATCAAGTCCCGGTTCCCCTCGGTTCCGGCAAAGGCGATCGAGCAGATCATCACCCTGGCCGGTAGCGAAGAGTTGCAGCAAATGGCCGCCTGGGATTTCGACGAGGCCAGCCAGACCAAACCCATCCCGCTGCGCATCGCCGAAGAGCTGCGCCATTATCAGCGCGTGGTGCGTTTGAACCGAGCCTACGAGGGCCTGTATCAGGACGCCTTGGCCACGGCGGACACGCCTCGATTGGTGTTGGCGACCCTGGAAACCTTGCCTGGCTGGAGCGACACGGTGCGCATCGAATTGCGTGAGGCCGATGTGTCCGGCGCCTTGATCGACAGCATCGGGCCGCAAAATGCGCCGCAGACCAAGGTCGTGGTCAAGGACGATGATCTCTACCAGGCCTTTGACGACAGCGGCAATGAGTTGAGCCATTGGGGCAGTGTCTTCGATGCCTTGCAGCATGCCCTGCCGGATGCCGAACGCCGGGCCATGGCTCGGCCCTCGATCCATCACGGCGATCAGTTGAGAGAGGCCATCGGCGCTTCGCCAGTGGACCGGGATGTGCTGGCGAGCCGCTTGAAGATGCCCGCGCTCAAGCCCGCCTTCCAATCACCGATGCGCCTGGCTTCGGGCAAAGTCGGCTACCCCCTGGGTGGACTGCGGGATTGGTTGCGCCTGGGCCGGTCGCCGGAGAGCCGGGTGCAGGAGTTGTACCCGAGCTACACGGCGGAGCAGACCGAGGCGCTGTTGCGATCACTGGGCAATGGCGCGGTGAGGGAACTCAAGCGACGTAAAGTCGAGTTGAAAATGCTGCGTCGGGATCTGGACCGCTGGGTCGCTACCCTCGGATGGCGTCACGTGGGTAATAGCTATCAGCAAGTACCGGCAGGGATCAGGCAGGCGGTGGCCGAACAAATCGAGCGCTGCTGGAGGCGTCAGACCCGGGTCGTTGCAGGGGCCGATGGCCGCCGGCTCGGGTATGAGCTTGATTTGAGCGGATTGAACATCGGCGCGTTGCCGGAGCTGACGGCCGACTTCAGCCATGTGGGTGTGCTCAAGATGTCTGACATGGGCCTGACGCTGCACTACTGCGACAGCTTCCTCGACGGGTTCTCCTCCCTCAAGCGCTTGGAAATGCCGAGGAACAGGCTTAGGGATATTCCCGAAGCCCTGGAGGGGATGAGGAGTCTGGAGACGCTTCACCTGGGAAATAACCAGATCGGCCTGATACCTCATAGCATTGAAATCCTGCAAGGCCTTACCCGGCTGAAAAATCTCGACCTGGATAATAACTTGCTGGAGCGCCTGCCGGACTTCAGCAGGCTACCTGACCTGGAACGATTGCACCTGAAGAACACCGGGATCACGGCCTGGCCCACCGGCCTGCGCGACCAACCGCTGGAGCTGATCGACTTGCGCGACAACGGCTTGACCCAGGTGCCGGATCACCTGCTCGACCCGCCCGCCGATCGTGCCCATGCTACCGCACGCCTCAATCGCGTGACGTTGCTGCAGGGCAACCCGTTGAGCGAGGGGGTCCAGCAGCGCATGCGTGATTATTGGGCGACGGTCTTGCAGACGCGTCCTGAATGGGCGGTCCTGCGTTTGCCCGAGGCGTTTGGGTTTTCAGCGCCGGTCGGGCCGGCGAATATGCAGCAATGGCTGCGCGACCTGCCTGCGGGCCAACTGGCGGAAAAAAGCGCCTTGTGGCAAAGCCTGGCGGATGAGCAGCACTCGGGAGAGTTTTTTGAGTTGTTGCATCGGTTGGCCGCCTCCTATCAGGGGCTGGAAGATTATCCGGACCTCCAGGCCCGCGTCTGGCAGATGCTCGAGGCGATGGGCAACGCCACCGACTTGCGTCATGAACTGTTCGACCTGGCCGGCCGACCGGCCTGTGAAGATCGCGCCGCCTTGTCCTTCAGCTACCTGGAAATCCGCTTGATGATCCACAACGCCAGGGCCTTGGCGGTTGCAAAGGATGAGGCGGCAACACTGGTCCATCTGGCCAAGGGGCTGTTTCGCCTCGATGAGGTAGAGCGTATTGCCCTGCAGGATATCCAGCGGCGCCGCGATGCGATCAATGCCCGCACCGACCTGACCAACGATGAAACGCGCGAAAACCTGGCGCTGATAGAAGAAGTCGAGGTCCGTCTGGCTTACCGTGCGGGGCTCAAGGATCGACTGGGGCTACCGGGGCAACCCGCGGGCGGGGTTTTTCTCAGGCTGGGAGATGTCACCCCTGGAATGCTCGATGCCGCTGCCAATGAGGTGCTGGCGCTGGACGATTCCCCCCAGCAGTTTCAGTCGCTGGTGGGCCGGGATTTCTGGATCGATTATTTGAAGCAGGCGCATGGGGCCTCCTTCCAGGCGCTGAACGACACCCTTATCGCCAACCAGATCGAGCTGGATGAAGCGAAGGCCGCCGGGACCCTGGAGGAAGCCGACTACATCAGCCAGTCCGAGGCGTTGGGCCTGCAACACAAGATCAAGGAAGCGGAGCTGGTCCAGTCGTTGACGCGAACCGAGCTGGAGCAGTTGCCGGGCAGTACCGACCTGTAG
- a CDS encoding chaperone modulator CbpM, producing MNNPIIELTLTEFCEAAALADVHVIEIVAHGILEPHGAAPTDWRFTDYELALAKRAAKLRHDLDLEWEGVALALDLLEEVQELRAENRRLRQQLGRWVD from the coding sequence ATGAACAACCCGATCATTGAACTGACCCTGACGGAATTCTGCGAGGCTGCCGCGTTGGCGGATGTCCATGTGATCGAGATCGTCGCCCACGGCATCCTCGAACCCCACGGCGCGGCCCCGACGGATTGGCGTTTTACCGATTACGAGCTGGCCCTGGCCAAGCGTGCCGCGAAGCTGCGGCACGACCTGGACCTGGAGTGGGAAGGCGTCGCCCTGGCGCTGGACCTGCTGGAGGAAGTCCAGGAGCTGCGTGCCGAGAATCGTCGGCTGCGCCAGCAATTGGGCCGTTGGGTGGACTGA